Part of the Vicinamibacterales bacterium genome is shown below.
GTGCAGCTCGGCGAGCGCGGCGTGCTGGCGAAGTACGACGTCGAACTGATCGGCGCCTCGCTCGAGGCCATCAAGGTCGCCGAGGACCGGCTGCTGTTCCGCGACGCGATGACGGAGATCGGCGTCGCCACGCCCAACAGCCGCTACGTCCGGTCGATGGACGAGGCGCTCGCCGCGATCGAGCCGATCGGCTTTCCGATCATCATCCGGCCGTCGTTCACCCTCGGCGGCGTCGGCGGCGGCATCGCCTACAACATCGAAGAGTTCAAGGAGATCGCCCACCGCGGCCTCAGCCTGAGCCCCGTCCACGAAGTGCTCCTCGAAGAGTCGGTGATCGGCTGGAAGGAGTTCGAGCTCGAGGTGATGCGCGACCGGGCCGACAACTTCGTGGTGATCTGTTCGATCGAGAACGTCGATCCCATGGGCGTCCACACCGGCGACAGCATCACCGTGGCGCCGGCGTTGACGCTCACCGACCGCGAGTACCAGCGGATGCGCGACATCGGCCGGCGGATCATCCGGCGCGTCGGCGTCGAGACCGGCGGCTCCAACATCCAGTTCGCCATCAATCCCGACGACGGCCGCATCGTCGTCATCGAGATGAACCCGCGCGTCTCGCGATCCTCGGCGCTGGCGTCGAAGGCCACCGGATTCCCGATCGCCAAGATCGCCGCGAAGCTGGCGCTGGGCTACACGCTCGACGAGATCCCCAACGACATCACGCGGCTGACCCCCGCCTCGTTCGAGCCGACCATCGACTACATCGTCGTCAAGGTGCCGCGGTGGGCGTTCGAGAAATTCCCGCGGGCGGACCGCACCCTGACCACGCAGATGAAGTCGGTCGGCGAGGTGATGGCGATCGGCCGGACGTTCAAGGAAGCGTTCATGAAGGCGTTCCGCTCGCTCGAGCTCGGGCGCGGCAACATGCTGTTCGCCCGGAGCGGCGGCCGCATCAACGCGATGGCGAACGTCGAGGCCGATGACGACGACAGCGCGCTGCAGCGATCGCTGGCGGTGCCCAACGATCAGCGGATGTGGTCGGTGTTCCGCGCCTTCGAGCGCGGCTGGGCGCTGGAAGAGATCCACCGCCTGACGAAGATCGATCGCTGGTTCCTGACCCAGTTCCAGCAGCTCGTCGAGCTGCGCACGCAGGCGGCGCTGGTCGGGCTGCGGGGGATCTCGCCCGACTTGATGCGGACGCTGAAACGCGCCGGCTTCGGCGACTGGCAGCTCGGCAGCATGCTCGGCGCCGACGAGGAGGCGGTGCGCGCGGCGCGGCTCGAGCAGGGGCTCAAGCCGGCCTACAAGCGGATCGACACCTGCGCCGCGGAGTTCGAGTCGTTCACGCCGTATCTCTACGGCACGTTCGAGAAGGAGTGCGAGGCCGACCCGACGCCGCGGCAGAAGGTGGTGATCCTCGGCAGCGGGCCGAACCGCATCGGCCAGGGGATCGAGTTCGACTACTGCTGCGTGCACGCGGCGTTCGCGCTGCGCGAAGACGGCTTCGAGACCGTCATGATCAACTGCAACCCCGAGACCGTGTCGACCGACTACGACACCGTGGACCGGTTGTATTTCGAGCCGCTGACCTTCGAAGACGTCTCGGCGATCATCGAGCGCGAGCGGGAGGGGGGCGGCGACGTCTCGGTCGTCGTCCAGTACGGCGGACAGACGCCGCTGAAGCTGGCACTGCCGCTGCAGCGCGCCGGCGTCAGGATCCTCGGCACGTCGCCGGACTCGATCGATCTGGCGGAGGATCGCGAGCGGTTCTCGAAGCTGCTCTGGGACCTCGGCATTCCGCAGGCGCCGAGCGGCACCGCGACGTCTCCCGACGAGGCGCGCGACGTCGCGCTCAAGATCGGATTCCCGCTGGTGGTGCGCCCCTCCTACGTGCTCGGCGGCCGCGCCATGGCGATCGTCTACGACATGGCCGCGCTCGATCGCTACATGACGACGGCGGTGCAGGCCTCGCCGGAGCGGCCGGTGCTCATCGACAAGTTCCTCGAAGACGCGGTGGAGCTGGACGTCGACGCCGTCGCCGATTCGACGGGCAGCGTCGTGATCGGCGGCATCATGGAGCACATCGAGGAAGCCGGCATCCATTCCGGCGACAGCTCCTGCGTCGTCCCGCCGTACCGCGTGGCCGAGCGTCACCTCGACCAGATTCGCGACTACACGCGCCGCATCGCCCGGGCGCTGAACGTCATCGGGCTGATGAACACGCAGTTCGCGATCAAGGAGGACACCATCTACGTCCTCGAGGTGAATCCGCGCGCCTCGCGGACGGTGCCGTACCTGTCGAAGGCGACCGGCGTGCCGCTGGCGAAGGTCGCGGCGCGGGTGATGATCGGCCGCACGCTGGCGCAGCTCGGCATCACCGAGGACCTCGAGGTCTCCGGCGTCTTCGTCAAGACCCCGGTGTTCCCGTTCGTCCGATTCCCCGGCGTCGATACCATCCTCGGGCCGGAGATGAAGTCCACCGGCGAGGTCATGGGCGGGGCGATGACGTTCGGCAGCGCGTTCGCCAAGGCGCAGCTCGGCGCGGGCGTGAAGCTGCCGTCGAGCGGATGCGTGTTCATCAGCGTCAGCAATCACGACAAGCCGGCGGTCGTGCAGATCGCCCGCGACCTGCAGGGGCTCGGGTTCTCGCTGGTCGCCACGCGCGGCACCGCCAACTTCCTCCGCGCGCACGGCATCGACGCCGAGATCGTGTTCAAGGTCAACGAAGGACGCCCCCACGTCGGCGACGAGCTCCTGAACAACCGCATCCAGCTCGTCATCAACACGCCGCTCGGGCGCGAGTCGTTCTTCGACGACAAGCTGGTGCGGCGCACGGCGATGATGCAGCAGGTCCCGTGCATCACCACGCTCACCGGCGCGGCGGCGGCGGTCTACGCCATCCGCGCGCTCAACACCGAAGGCCTCACCGTCCGGTCGCTCCAGGAATACCATGCGGACGCGCGGGACCAGACGATGACCCACAAGCCCTGAGCCGCCGCCTCTGAGCCGCAATCCCACGTTCGATGTCGTCGGCGTCGGCGCGAATTCGACCGACTTCGTCTATCGCCTCCCCGAGTATCCGGTGCCGGACGGGCCGCTCTCGAAGCTGCGCATCGGGAGCCACGAGCGATCGCCGGGCGGCCAGATCGCCACGGCGCTCTCGGCCTGCGCGGCGCTCGGCCTCAGGACCTCGTACGTCGGCACGGTCTCCACCGATCAGAACGGCGAGTTCATCCGCGAGGCGCTCACCACCCGCGGCATCGATCTGAGCCGCGCCGTGTACCGGCCGGCGGCGAACCCGTTCGCGGTGATCCTGGTTGCCGAAGGGGTGACGTCGCACGGCCTCCAGCGGGTCTCGTCAGGCCAGGGGGAGCGCATCGTGCTGTGGGATCGGCCCGCCGAGATGGCGCTGCGGCCCGCCGATCTCCCCGCCGATCTCGCCGCGGGCACGCGGCTCATTCACGTGGACGACGTGGATCCCGACGCCGCCATTGCGGCCGGGAAGGCGGGCATCGCGGCAAGGATCCACGTCACCAGCGACATCGAGGCGGCGCGCCCCAAGACGCCGGCGATCCTCGACGCCGTCACCGTCCCGATTTTCGCGGAGCACGTGCCCGGCGATCTGACCGGCGAGCGCGATCTCGAACGCGCGCTGCGGATCCTGCGCCAGCGGCATCCGGGGATGCTGGTCGCGACGATGGGGGCGCGGGGCGCGGGCATGCTGGTGGAGAACCGCTTCATCCGTCAACCGGCGTTTCCGGTGGACGTCATCGACACGACCGGGGCGGGGGACGTGTTCCGCGCCGGCTTCATCTACGCGCTGCTGCGCGGCGATGCGCCGGAAGGGATCCTGCAGTTCGCCTGTGCGGCCGCCGCTCTGAGCTGCACCCGACGCGGCGCGGTGGCCAGCGTGCCGTCCCTGGACGAAGTGAACGCGTTGATGTCGTAGCGGCAGATCCGATCTTGCAGCGGCGCCGGCGTGATTGCGCCCGCGTTGCTGGTTGCGGTGCCTCTGGTGCTCGGCGTGGCTGCCGGCGCCGGGCTGGCGCTGCCGCGCGCGCAGGTGGTCGGCTCGCTCGTGGTCGCGTGGCTGGCCTGTGGCGTCGCGCTCTGGCGGAGTCGCGCGCTGCTGGTCGTGGTGTTCGCCGCGGCCGGGTTCGCCGCCGCGGGCGCGGCGCTCGGGACGATCGCCATTCACGAGGCGCGGCATCCCTCCCTGTTCGACTGGTTCCTGCAGTTTCCACGCGACGGTCCGGTCCGCGTGAGCGGTGTACTGCGCGAAGACGCGCGGATCTCGCGATTCGGCGTCAGCCTCCTGCTGCTGGTCCGCGAGGTGGACCGGCAGCGTGTAAACGGAGGTTTGCGCCTGACCGTGGCCGGAGCGACGGCGCCGGCGGCAGCGGCCGACTGGCGGGCCGGGCGTCAGGTCGCCGTCCAGGCGGCGGTGCGGCTGCCGCTCGACTACCGCAACCCCGGCGTGCCCAGCGACCGCGAGCGCCTGCTTCGCGAGGGGATCGTTCTGCTCGGATCGGTGAAGAGCGCGGCGCTGGTGACGGTGGAGCGGCGGGGAAGCCGGGTCAGTGAAGCGGCCGCGGCGCTGCGGGCGTTCGTCCGCGGCGTCTGCGCGCGGGCGATCGGCTCCTGGAGCCCGCGTTCGTCGGGCGTCGCGACCGCCATTCTGATCGGCGACCGCGGCGGCCTCGATCCCGAGGACGAGCGGCGTCTGCAGGAGGGCGGGACGTACCACGTCATCGCGATCTCGGGCGGCAACATCGCGCTCCTGACCGCGCTGCTCGTGCTGCTCGGCCGGGGCGCGCGCCTGCCGCCGCGCACGACCGCGGCCGCGTCGATCGGGCTGCTCGCGTTCTACGGCTACACCGCCGGGCTCGCCCCCTCCGTTCTGCGCGCGACGCTCGCCGGCGGCGTCTATCTCGCCGGACGCGCCAGCGATCATCGGGGCGCCGCCTTGAACGCGGTTGGTGTCGCGGCGGCGACGGCGGCCGCCGCCGCGCCGCTCACGCTGCTCGATCCGGGCTTCGTCCTCTCGTTCGGCGCGACGCTCGCCATCGTGATCGGCGCGCCGCGCGTCGCCGGGCCTCGGGTGCGTGACGCGACGGTCTCGCGGCCGCGCCTGTGGGCCGGGCGCCTCGTCTACGCGGCGAAGATGCTGTTTGCCGCGACGGTCTGCGCGGAACTGGCGCTGGCGCCGGTGGGTGCACGGCTGTTCGGCCGGGTGAGCGTTGCCGGGCTGCTGCTGAACTTCGCCGCGATTCCGCTGATGTCGGTGATTCAGATCGCCGGGCTCGCCGCCGTCGCCGGGGCGCTCGTCTCGGGCACGCTTGCGGCCGTCGCCGGGTTCGTCGCGCACCTGGCCGCGGCGGGTCTGCTGCATTCCGCGCGACTCGTCGACGCGGCGCCGTGGCTGGTGCGCGACGTGCCCCCGCCCGCCTGGTGGCTGATCGCCGGCTGGTACGCGGGACTGGCGGCCTTTGCCGTGCGCTCACGCCGTGCGGTCCGCGCCGCCGGGGCGGCGGCGCTCGTGCTCTCCGGCCTGCTCATACTTGCGGGCCGTCCCGCGACGCGCGCGGTGCTCGCGCCGTCGCCTCCAGCCGGCTGGACCCGCCTCGTTTTCCTCGACGTCGGGCAGGCGGACGCGACACTCATCCTGCCGCCCGACTGCGATCCGATGTTCGTCGACGCCGGCGGCATCGCCGGTTCGTCGTTCGACGTGGGCCGCCGCGTCACCCTGCCGGCCGCCTGGGCCTTCGGCGTCATCCGCAGCGGCCCGCTGGTGCTGACGCACGGCGATCCCGATCACGTCGGCGGCGCGCCCGCGATCGTGCGCGCGCTCCGCCCGTCGGAGGTCTGGGATGGCATTCCGGTTCCGCCGCACGAGCCGATGCGTCGTCTGCGCGAGCTGGCGCGGCGGTACGGCGTCCCCTGGACCGAGCGCCGCGCCGGCCAAACGCAGAGCTGCGGTTCGCTGCGGATTCAGGTTCTCAATCCGCCCGCCGCCGACTGGGAGCGCCGCGCGGTGCGCAACGACGACTCGATCGTGCTGCACCTGCGGCTCGGCGACGTGGGGATCCTGCTGCCCGGCGACATCACCCGGGCCGTCGAGCCCGGCGTCATCGCCCGCCTCGATCGCGCGCCGCTCACGATCGTCAAGGCGCCGCATCACGGCAGCGCCGGGAGCAGCTCGCCGGCGTTCGTGGACGCGCTCCGCCCGGCGGCGGTGATCTTCAGCGCCGGCCTCCGCAATCCCTTCGGCCATCCCGCGCCGGCGGTCGTGCAGCGCTACCGATCCGCCGGCGCCGAGGTGTTCAGCACCGCCGAGGACGGCGCCGTGGTCGTCGAGACGGACGGCCGCGAG
Proteins encoded:
- the carB gene encoding carbamoyl-phosphate synthase large subunit, with protein sequence MPKRTDLKRILVIGSGPIVIGQACEFDYSGTQACKALKAEGLEVVLVNSNPATIMTDPEIADRTYVEPLTVEMLESVIAREKPDALLPTVGGQTALNLAVQLGERGVLAKYDVELIGASLEAIKVAEDRLLFRDAMTEIGVATPNSRYVRSMDEALAAIEPIGFPIIIRPSFTLGGVGGGIAYNIEEFKEIAHRGLSLSPVHEVLLEESVIGWKEFELEVMRDRADNFVVICSIENVDPMGVHTGDSITVAPALTLTDREYQRMRDIGRRIIRRVGVETGGSNIQFAINPDDGRIVVIEMNPRVSRSSALASKATGFPIAKIAAKLALGYTLDEIPNDITRLTPASFEPTIDYIVVKVPRWAFEKFPRADRTLTTQMKSVGEVMAIGRTFKEAFMKAFRSLELGRGNMLFARSGGRINAMANVEADDDDSALQRSLAVPNDQRMWSVFRAFERGWALEEIHRLTKIDRWFLTQFQQLVELRTQAALVGLRGISPDLMRTLKRAGFGDWQLGSMLGADEEAVRAARLEQGLKPAYKRIDTCAAEFESFTPYLYGTFEKECEADPTPRQKVVILGSGPNRIGQGIEFDYCCVHAAFALREDGFETVMINCNPETVSTDYDTVDRLYFEPLTFEDVSAIIEREREGGGDVSVVVQYGGQTPLKLALPLQRAGVRILGTSPDSIDLAEDRERFSKLLWDLGIPQAPSGTATSPDEARDVALKIGFPLVVRPSYVLGGRAMAIVYDMAALDRYMTTAVQASPERPVLIDKFLEDAVELDVDAVADSTGSVVIGGIMEHIEEAGIHSGDSSCVVPPYRVAERHLDQIRDYTRRIARALNVIGLMNTQFAIKEDTIYVLEVNPRASRTVPYLSKATGVPLAKVAARVMIGRTLAQLGITEDLEVSGVFVKTPVFPFVRFPGVDTILGPEMKSTGEVMGGAMTFGSAFAKAQLGAGVKLPSSGCVFISVSNHDKPAVVQIARDLQGLGFSLVATRGTANFLRAHGIDAEIVFKVNEGRPHVGDELLNNRIQLVINTPLGRESFFDDKLVRRTAMMQQVPCITTLTGAAAAVYAIRALNTEGLTVRSLQEYHADARDQTMTHKP
- a CDS encoding carbohydrate kinase family protein; translation: MPDGPLSKLRIGSHERSPGGQIATALSACAALGLRTSYVGTVSTDQNGEFIREALTTRGIDLSRAVYRPAANPFAVILVAEGVTSHGLQRVSSGQGERIVLWDRPAEMALRPADLPADLAAGTRLIHVDDVDPDAAIAAGKAGIAARIHVTSDIEAARPKTPAILDAVTVPIFAEHVPGDLTGERDLERALRILRQRHPGMLVATMGARGAGMLVENRFIRQPAFPVDVIDTTGAGDVFRAGFIYALLRGDAPEGILQFACAAAALSCTRRGAVASVPSLDEVNALMS
- a CDS encoding ComEC/Rec2 family competence protein, which codes for MIAPALLVAVPLVLGVAAGAGLALPRAQVVGSLVVAWLACGVALWRSRALLVVVFAAAGFAAAGAALGTIAIHEARHPSLFDWFLQFPRDGPVRVSGVLREDARISRFGVSLLLLVREVDRQRVNGGLRLTVAGATAPAAAADWRAGRQVAVQAAVRLPLDYRNPGVPSDRERLLREGIVLLGSVKSAALVTVERRGSRVSEAAAALRAFVRGVCARAIGSWSPRSSGVATAILIGDRGGLDPEDERRLQEGGTYHVIAISGGNIALLTALLVLLGRGARLPPRTTAAASIGLLAFYGYTAGLAPSVLRATLAGGVYLAGRASDHRGAALNAVGVAAATAAAAAPLTLLDPGFVLSFGATLAIVIGAPRVAGPRVRDATVSRPRLWAGRLVYAAKMLFAATVCAELALAPVGARLFGRVSVAGLLLNFAAIPLMSVIQIAGLAAVAGALVSGTLAAVAGFVAHLAAAGLLHSARLVDAAPWLVRDVPPPAWWLIAGWYAGLAAFAVRSRRAVRAAGAAALVLSGLLILAGRPATRAVLAPSPPAGWTRLVFLDVGQADATLILPPDCDPMFVDAGGIAGSSFDVGRRVTLPAAWAFGVIRSGPLVLTHGDPDHVGGAPAIVRALRPSEVWDGIPVPPHEPMRRLRELARRYGVPWTERRAGQTQSCGSLRIQVLNPPAADWERRAVRNDDSIVLHLRLGDVGILLPGDITRAVEPGVIARLDRAPLTIVKAPHHGSAGSSSPAFVDALRPAAVIFSAGLRNPFGHPAPAVVQRYRSAGAEVFSTAEDGAVVVETDGREVLIWTWVGKRATVTANRR